A region of Photobacterium sanguinicancri DNA encodes the following proteins:
- a CDS encoding paraquat-inducible protein A: MSTARLCPGCDLPVMPNVALRGQSAYCPRCKTRLYRGGFTRFTGEFAIALACLILFIPAHIYPMITIRLFGQMIPATLPAGTITLAPEFPAVAFLILFCSTIAPLLVTLAVMTAQVSLKIQHFRLFKSSMWIIQHLKHWAMYEVFLVSLGISCFKVQDYADIYIGPGLISLVILQILMLLLLTRISPTRYWEAWQPETTHNPDELVHHCHSCHLSQGTNSHCTRCHSPLHARLPHSIQKTWAYLISATIFIFPANLFAISIFLNNGKRAEDTIFSGVAHLIKTGMPGIAAIIFIASIVVPVAKIVGLAYILLCIQFKRRIHHRFRMRLFRIIQWIGKWSMMDLFVISIMVALIDRGQILDFTPGPGAVSFGIVVVLTMFAAESLDSRLIWDNYEQRK, encoded by the coding sequence ATGTCGACGGCTCGCCTGTGTCCAGGCTGTGACTTGCCAGTGATGCCTAACGTCGCCCTTCGTGGTCAGAGTGCTTACTGCCCTCGCTGTAAAACACGTTTATATAGAGGTGGCTTTACCCGATTTACGGGGGAGTTTGCTATTGCATTAGCCTGTTTAATTCTTTTTATTCCGGCACATATTTACCCCATGATCACTATCCGATTATTTGGGCAGATGATCCCAGCAACATTACCTGCAGGGACTATCACATTAGCACCTGAATTTCCGGCTGTTGCCTTTTTGATTTTATTTTGTAGCACCATAGCCCCTCTTTTAGTGACCTTGGCAGTTATGACTGCACAAGTAAGCTTAAAAATTCAGCACTTTCGGCTATTCAAATCTTCAATGTGGATCATCCAACATCTAAAACACTGGGCTATGTATGAAGTGTTTCTTGTCAGCCTTGGAATTTCTTGCTTTAAAGTTCAAGACTATGCTGACATTTATATTGGCCCGGGGTTGATTAGCCTTGTCATCCTTCAAATATTGATGCTGCTACTGCTTACACGGATCAGCCCAACTCGCTATTGGGAAGCATGGCAACCTGAAACAACTCATAATCCTGATGAGCTAGTGCATCACTGCCATTCTTGCCACCTCAGTCAAGGAACGAACAGCCATTGCACACGTTGCCATAGCCCATTGCATGCACGCCTACCCCATTCGATTCAAAAAACATGGGCGTATTTAATTTCAGCGACTATTTTTATTTTCCCAGCGAACTTATTCGCTATTTCGATCTTTTTAAATAATGGTAAACGTGCCGAAGACACCATTTTTTCAGGTGTTGCTCACTTGATTAAAACGGGTATGCCCGGCATCGCAGCCATTATTTTTATCGCTAGTATTGTTGTGCCAGTCGCCAAAATAGTGGGACTGGCCTACATATTGTTGTGTATTCAGTTTAAACGTCGTATTCACCACCGCTTTCGTATGCGCCTTTTTAGGATCATTCAGTGGATTGGTAAATGGTCAATGATGGATTTATTCGTAATTTCCATCATGGTGGCCTTGATTGACCGAGGACAAATACTCGATTTCACACCAGGCCCGGGCGCTGTTTCATTCGGGATTGTGGTTGTGCTAACTATGTTTGCAGCAGAAAGTTTAGATTCGCGCTTAATATGGGATAACTATGAACAACGGAAATAA
- a CDS encoding GAF domain-containing protein, protein MENKLAFYNRLTKQAVAIIEDEPDVIANLSNISALLNMELEDINWVGFYLLKGEQLVLGPFQGKVACVRIPVGRGVCGTALSEDTVQRIDDVHQFEGHIACDAASNSEIVIPFRIGGELYGVLDIDSPILSRFDQFDEEGLVSFINALQKHL, encoded by the coding sequence ATGGAAAATAAACTCGCGTTTTATAATCGTTTAACAAAACAAGCTGTCGCTATCATAGAAGATGAGCCAGATGTCATTGCTAACCTCTCTAATATTAGTGCGTTACTCAACATGGAGTTAGAGGATATTAACTGGGTTGGCTTTTATTTGTTAAAAGGCGAGCAGTTAGTATTAGGTCCATTTCAAGGAAAAGTGGCTTGTGTACGTATTCCGGTAGGGCGAGGGGTGTGTGGTACTGCTCTTTCAGAAGACACAGTTCAACGCATTGATGATGTTCATCAGTTTGAAGGGCACATTGCGTGCGATGCTGCGAGTAATTCTGAAATTGTGATCCCGTTCCGAATTGGTGGCGAATTGTACGGCGTGCTTGATATCGACAGCCCTATCTTGTCAAGATTTGACCAATTTGATGAAGAGGGTCTTGTTTCTTTCATTAATGCGCTACAAAAACACCTCTAA
- the rsmF gene encoding 16S rRNA (cytosine(1407)-C(5))-methyltransferase RsmF produces the protein MHSKIYIPEDFIELIRQTMPENLNMDDFLACCKTPLRRSIRINTLKISVEDFLARVADKDWTLTPVPWCDTGFWIEREDENTVSLGNTAEHLAGLFYIQEASSMMPVTALLKNNDQLDCVLDMASAPGSKTTQIACAMQNKGALVANELAASRIKVLHSNLQRCGVYNASLTHFDGCVFGGWAPEAFDSILLDAPCSGEGAIRKDEDAMANWSLASIDSIAEVQRNLIVSAFQALKPGGVMVYSTCTLNQTENQQVCHFLKETFGDAVQFEPLDDLFDGAAQSTTEEGFLHVYPQIFDSEGFFVARIRKLTSVESPEVKKRMGKFPFSILAEKDKQDIAASLKATLDITLPHESDVWVRDKELWLFPQNLKPLLTEIRFQRMGIKLAEQHKKGYRWQHEAIMALASGQESVSVDLTAEQAKEWFMGRDIRPEDLSGKGEVIVNYRDYPIGIGKWVGNRIKNGLPREMVRDTNLFDI, from the coding sequence TTGCATTCAAAAATCTATATCCCTGAAGACTTCATCGAACTTATTCGTCAAACCATGCCAGAAAACCTGAATATGGATGATTTTCTCGCCTGCTGTAAGACCCCACTTCGACGTAGTATTCGTATTAATACCTTAAAGATCAGTGTGGAAGACTTCCTAGCCCGTGTTGCGGACAAAGATTGGACATTAACCCCTGTACCTTGGTGTGATACTGGATTTTGGATTGAACGAGAAGATGAAAACACCGTCTCGCTTGGCAATACAGCAGAACACCTTGCTGGGCTTTTTTATATTCAAGAAGCCAGCTCAATGATGCCTGTTACTGCACTTCTTAAAAACAACGATCAATTAGATTGCGTGTTGGATATGGCATCAGCACCGGGTTCTAAAACCACTCAGATTGCTTGCGCGATGCAAAACAAAGGGGCATTAGTCGCCAATGAGCTAGCAGCAAGCCGTATCAAAGTGTTGCACTCTAACTTACAACGTTGTGGTGTGTATAACGCATCATTGACGCACTTTGATGGTTGTGTCTTTGGCGGGTGGGCACCTGAAGCATTTGACTCTATTTTACTGGATGCGCCTTGTTCAGGTGAAGGGGCTATTCGTAAAGATGAAGATGCAATGGCGAACTGGTCATTAGCATCTATCGACAGTATTGCTGAAGTACAGCGCAACTTGATTGTGAGTGCATTTCAAGCCCTTAAACCGGGCGGTGTGATGGTGTATTCAACCTGCACACTCAACCAAACTGAAAATCAGCAGGTATGTCACTTCTTGAAAGAGACCTTTGGTGATGCCGTACAGTTTGAACCATTGGATGACTTATTCGACGGGGCAGCACAATCGACAACAGAAGAAGGCTTCTTGCATGTCTACCCCCAGATTTTTGATAGCGAAGGCTTCTTTGTTGCCCGCATTCGAAAACTGACTTCGGTAGAGTCTCCTGAAGTCAAAAAACGTATGGGTAAATTCCCCTTCTCGATCTTGGCTGAAAAAGACAAACAAGATATTGCAGCAAGCCTGAAAGCAACGCTGGATATTACCCTACCGCACGAAAGCGATGTCTGGGTTCGCGACAAAGAACTGTGGTTATTCCCACAAAACTTAAAACCACTACTCACTGAAATTCGTTTTCAGCGTATGGGCATTAAGTTGGCAGAACAACATAAAAAAGGCTATCGCTGGCAACACGAAGCGATCATGGCCCTAGCATCAGGTCAAGAAAGCGTATCGGTTGATCTAACGGCGGAACAAGCTAAAGAGTGGTTTATGGGCCGAGACATTCGCCCAGAGGACCTTTCAGGTAAAGGGGAAGTCATCGTAAACTACCGAGATTACCCAATTGGCATTGGCAAATGGGTCGGCAACCGCATCAAAAATGGTTTGCCACGAGAAATGGTTCGAGACACCAATTTATTCGATATCTAA
- the proQ gene encoding RNA chaperone ProQ, whose amino-acid sequence MENSEKLTNSKEVIAYIAERFPKCFSVEGEAKPLKIGIFQDLAARLSDDPKVSKTLLRTALRQYTSSWRYLHGAKAGANRVDLDGNACGELEQEHIDHAQKALEESKAKVRARRKEQAVAKAAVAKEGEAKAKKNRTNSAKPKNTKQKTTKLDKKPVETTRALNADEVKVGKDVNVNMGTGNMPATIVEINKDDVRVRLSNGLTMAVKAEHLRS is encoded by the coding sequence ATGGAAAACTCTGAAAAGTTAACGAACAGTAAAGAAGTTATTGCGTACATTGCTGAGCGTTTCCCGAAATGTTTCTCTGTTGAAGGTGAAGCTAAACCACTTAAGATTGGTATCTTTCAAGATCTAGCTGCGCGTCTAAGCGACGACCCTAAAGTAAGCAAAACATTATTACGTACAGCTTTACGTCAATACACTTCTTCATGGCGTTACCTTCATGGTGCCAAAGCTGGCGCAAACCGCGTAGACCTAGATGGCAACGCATGCGGTGAGCTAGAGCAAGAGCATATTGACCATGCACAAAAAGCGCTAGAAGAAAGCAAAGCAAAAGTACGTGCTCGTCGTAAAGAGCAAGCAGTTGCGAAAGCCGCTGTTGCTAAAGAAGGTGAAGCTAAAGCGAAAAAAAATCGCACAAATTCAGCTAAACCAAAGAACACTAAGCAAAAAACGACTAAGCTAGATAAAAAGCCTGTTGAAACAACCCGTGCTCTAAACGCTGACGAAGTTAAAGTTGGCAAAGATGTAAATGTGAACATGGGTACCGGCAACATGCCGGCAACTATCGTTGAAATCAATAAGGACGATGTGCGTGTACGTTTGAGTAATGGTCTAACTATGGCTGTTAAAGCGGAGCACCTGCGTTCGTAA
- a CDS encoding FMN-dependent NADH-azoreductase has protein sequence MANVLVLKSSILGGYSQSNALIDHLLTSWEGKTQSIIERDLAANPVPMLDADVANALRGGDNLSEKQQAALAMSDQLIEELQISDTIIIAAPMYNFTIPTQLKNWFDLIARAGITFSYTEQGPVGLLKDKKVIVVTTRGGIHKGAASDTLVPYLQNILGFVGLDNVEFVYGEALAMGDELASQSITDAKSTLAQLSA, from the coding sequence ATGGCTAACGTTCTAGTTCTTAAATCAAGCATCCTTGGTGGCTATTCACAGTCAAACGCATTAATCGATCATTTATTAACAAGCTGGGAAGGTAAAACACAATCAATTATTGAGCGTGATTTAGCTGCAAACCCAGTACCAATGTTAGATGCAGATGTCGCGAATGCACTTCGTGGTGGTGACAATCTAAGCGAGAAACAGCAAGCTGCACTAGCAATGTCAGATCAGTTAATTGAAGAGCTACAGATCAGCGATACCATTATCATTGCTGCACCTATGTATAACTTCACTATTCCGACTCAACTTAAAAACTGGTTCGATTTAATTGCACGTGCTGGTATTACCTTCTCGTACACAGAGCAAGGCCCTGTAGGCTTACTTAAAGATAAAAAAGTGATTGTTGTGACAACACGCGGCGGCATTCACAAAGGCGCAGCATCTGACACGCTTGTACCTTACTTGCAGAATATTCTTGGCTTTGTTGGTCTAGACAATGTTGAGTTTGTTTACGGTGAAGCGCTTGCGATGGGTGATGAACTAGCGTCACAATCAATCACCGACGCAAAAAGCACTCTAGCCCAGCTAAGCGCTTAA
- a CDS encoding MlaD family protein, giving the protein MNNGNNNQPEPVDIHRDRSVSPLWLLPILAFALAGWLVFKAVNDAGQRIQIHFNDAAGLIAGRTTIRYQGLEVGIVRDVTLSDDLESIYVEADIYPEAVQTLNTGTRFWLVKPKASITGISGLDALVSGNYIALQPGEGEATQSFTALDGQPSDTPIGAGLSIQLRAPDLGSISIGSQVFYKKIPVGEVYNYTLSNNNKRVLVDVLIQPQYADLVTNKSRFWNVSGMSANINFNGVDVQFESLSAMIAGAIAFDSPDEGRAIEDNHLFRLYPDLNTAGRGIAIKVELPENSNISASGAPIVYRGLQIGQISDVRLDEARSKIIAHAAIEPSMSDLLNSGSSLLLEEAELSLTGVKNIGNLVRGNFLTLIPGEGEPSRLFKAITKDELQEKQHGVATFDLYADSSFGIKRGTKILHRGIAVGRVTHVKLEKDKVRFSVIVNTEYTSLIGSASRFYIDGGIKANLSSKGLDVSLPPAEQLISNGISFTSGGSKKIAKNYTLYSSERLATLAAETAKGFARFTLVANELPPVSEGSPVLYRNLQVGEVTSYALTASGVTLSLNIENKYRHLVTQNTVFWNRSGVEVEAGLSGVKITASPVATLIKGGVAFDDIDGVSNKQNGRFKLYSSLKDARNFGQEIQLTASDARALAVGTEIRYQGIAIGKITTITPNFDKGNVNISARLFPQFADVIARAGSYFWIVKPKLSLTETKNLDSLLSSYISVDPGKGIKQQTFNLGSAELLNSGLTVVLESEKRNSISEGTPLLYRDIQVGQVVKVSLGDLADRVMIEAQIEQKYRHLVRKDSVFWNVSGFDVSIGITGATVNSGTVDSLIRGGIAFATPEAHPLAPIAKADSHFLLHKQAKSEWKDWRTAIPRD; this is encoded by the coding sequence ATGAACAACGGAAATAACAATCAACCAGAACCAGTAGATATTCACCGCGATAGGTCGGTATCTCCCCTTTGGTTACTTCCTATTTTAGCCTTTGCCCTTGCTGGATGGCTGGTCTTTAAAGCCGTAAATGATGCAGGTCAGCGGATTCAAATTCATTTTAATGATGCGGCAGGTCTAATTGCAGGGCGCACAACAATTCGCTATCAAGGACTTGAAGTCGGCATAGTACGCGATGTAACGCTATCTGATGATCTCGAAAGTATTTATGTTGAAGCCGATATCTATCCAGAAGCCGTTCAAACACTCAATACTGGTACACGCTTTTGGCTAGTAAAACCGAAAGCATCTATTACTGGTATTTCAGGTTTAGATGCTTTGGTATCAGGTAACTATATCGCGCTACAACCGGGTGAAGGTGAAGCAACGCAAAGCTTTACCGCTCTCGATGGCCAACCGTCTGACACCCCAATTGGTGCAGGGCTGTCTATTCAGCTGCGAGCTCCTGACTTAGGCTCAATCAGTATTGGTTCCCAAGTATTCTATAAGAAGATCCCTGTTGGTGAAGTGTACAACTACACCTTAAGTAACAATAATAAACGTGTCCTTGTTGATGTGTTAATTCAGCCGCAATATGCCGATTTAGTTACCAATAAAAGCCGCTTTTGGAATGTCAGCGGTATGAGTGCCAACATCAACTTCAATGGCGTTGATGTTCAGTTTGAAAGCTTATCTGCCATGATCGCTGGTGCTATCGCTTTTGATTCACCCGATGAAGGTCGAGCTATTGAAGATAACCATTTATTCCGCTTATACCCTGACCTGAATACCGCAGGCCGTGGCATCGCGATTAAAGTTGAACTACCAGAAAACAGTAACATCAGCGCAAGCGGTGCTCCGATTGTTTATCGCGGCCTTCAAATTGGCCAAATTTCAGATGTTCGCCTTGATGAAGCACGCAGCAAAATCATCGCACACGCAGCAATTGAACCTAGCATGAGCGACTTACTGAACAGCGGTTCAAGCCTACTACTTGAAGAAGCTGAATTATCGCTCACTGGTGTCAAAAACATTGGTAACTTGGTACGCGGTAACTTCCTTACCCTTATTCCAGGTGAAGGCGAACCAAGTCGGTTATTTAAAGCAATCACCAAAGATGAGCTGCAAGAGAAACAACATGGTGTAGCCACTTTCGATTTATATGCTGATAGTAGTTTTGGCATCAAGCGTGGTACGAAAATTCTGCACCGTGGTATTGCCGTGGGCCGTGTAACCCATGTAAAACTAGAAAAAGACAAAGTGCGCTTTAGCGTTATTGTTAATACTGAATATACATCGCTTATTGGTTCAGCCAGTCGCTTCTATATAGATGGTGGCATTAAAGCGAATCTAAGCAGCAAAGGGTTAGATGTTAGCTTGCCACCGGCAGAACAGTTGATCAGCAACGGCATTAGTTTCACCAGTGGCGGCAGTAAGAAAATCGCGAAAAATTACACTTTATATAGCAGTGAACGCCTAGCAACACTAGCAGCAGAGACAGCAAAAGGTTTTGCTCGCTTCACCTTAGTAGCAAACGAACTACCACCAGTTTCTGAAGGTAGCCCTGTACTCTACCGCAACCTACAAGTCGGTGAAGTTACAAGCTACGCATTAACTGCATCTGGCGTAACCTTATCGTTAAACATTGAAAATAAATACCGCCATTTAGTTACCCAAAATACGGTTTTCTGGAATCGTTCTGGCGTTGAGGTTGAGGCAGGTTTAAGTGGCGTAAAAATTACCGCCTCCCCTGTCGCAACATTAATTAAAGGCGGCGTCGCCTTTGATGATATTGATGGTGTTAGTAACAAACAAAATGGTCGCTTTAAGCTTTATTCTAGCTTAAAGGATGCTCGTAATTTCGGACAAGAAATCCAACTAACGGCAAGCGATGCTCGTGCACTTGCTGTAGGCACTGAAATCCGTTACCAAGGCATTGCCATTGGTAAAATTACGACTATTACGCCTAATTTCGACAAAGGGAATGTGAACATTAGCGCTCGCCTTTTCCCTCAGTTTGCCGACGTTATCGCCCGAGCGGGCAGCTACTTCTGGATTGTGAAGCCGAAACTGAGCCTGACTGAAACTAAAAACTTGGACAGCTTATTAAGCTCTTATATTTCAGTGGACCCTGGAAAAGGTATTAAACAGCAGACCTTTAACCTTGGCAGTGCTGAGTTATTAAACTCAGGGCTTACCGTGGTATTGGAAAGCGAGAAGCGTAATTCAATAAGCGAAGGGACACCGCTGCTTTACCGCGATATCCAAGTTGGCCAAGTTGTAAAAGTTAGCCTTGGTGATTTAGCCGATCGCGTAATGATTGAAGCACAAATAGAACAGAAATATCGCCATCTTGTTCGTAAAGATAGCGTGTTCTGGAATGTCTCTGGGTTTGATGTATCGATTGGCATTACTGGCGCAACCGTCAATAGCGGTACCGTCGATAGTTTGATCCGTGGTGGCATTGCCTTTGCGACACCAGAAGCTCACCCACTAGCACCTATTGCTAAAGCGGACTCACACTTCCTACTTCATAAACAGGCGAAGTCTGAGTGGAAAGATTGGCGCACTGCGATCCCGCGCGATTAA
- a CDS encoding ABC transporter ATP-binding protein yields the protein MINWSWLLKQAKRHRPRLIAANLIAIVATLVSVPIPLLMPLMVDEVLLNKPANGIAFLNAFLPESLQEAGAYIILVLVMIVIMRIISQVLNILQSRQFTLVAKDVTYLLRQRLIDKLGRISMRQYEERGSGGITSHLITDIETIDKFVGDTLSRFLVSLLTLIGTASILLWLNWQLGLFILLVNPIVVYASRLMGSRVKNLKKQENQAFEKFQQRLVETLDGLYQLRAANREKEFLTQLKSSADEIRHNADKYAWQSEAAGRVSFLLFLVGFELFRAAAMLMVIFSDLTIGQMFAVFGYLWFMLSPVQELLGIQFAWYSASAAMHRLNGLMTLEEEVRPVATVNPFTPNQALSIDVRDVHFSYDDDKEVLRGLNLTIPAGKRVALVGASGGGKSTLIQLLLGIYQKDSGDLLINGERIEDVSYEALREKMAVVLQQPVLFNDTLRHNLTLGAEYSDSDLWQALEIAQLTDVTKRLTHGLDTEIGRQGIRLSGGQRQRLAIARMVLANPDFVILDEATSALDTATEAALHTALNQFLRDRTTLIVAHRLSAVKQADIIYVLEDGKLSQAGTHDELVRKEGLYQTLYGSIQSSNHEQSEDNQPLTIASVNVK from the coding sequence ATGATTAACTGGTCTTGGCTATTAAAGCAAGCAAAACGTCATCGACCACGATTAATTGCCGCTAACCTTATCGCTATCGTTGCAACCTTGGTTAGTGTTCCTATTCCACTATTAATGCCATTAATGGTGGATGAAGTATTACTTAATAAACCAGCCAATGGCATTGCCTTCTTAAACGCCTTTTTACCTGAATCTCTTCAAGAGGCTGGCGCTTATATTATCCTTGTACTTGTCATGATCGTTATCATGCGCATTATTAGCCAAGTCTTGAACATCCTACAAAGCCGCCAATTTACCTTGGTAGCTAAAGACGTAACTTACCTACTCCGTCAACGCTTGATCGATAAATTAGGCCGTATCAGTATGCGGCAGTACGAAGAACGCGGCAGCGGCGGTATTACATCGCACTTAATTACTGATATTGAAACCATTGATAAATTTGTTGGCGATACACTCAGCCGATTCTTAGTGAGTTTACTAACGCTTATTGGTACCGCGAGTATTTTGCTTTGGTTAAATTGGCAGTTAGGCTTATTCATCTTATTGGTGAACCCGATTGTTGTTTACGCTTCGCGTCTAATGGGTAGCCGTGTTAAGAACCTTAAAAAACAAGAAAACCAAGCATTTGAAAAATTCCAGCAACGCTTAGTAGAAACTCTTGATGGTCTGTATCAGCTGCGAGCCGCTAATCGTGAGAAAGAATTTTTAACGCAGTTAAAATCAAGTGCCGATGAGATTCGCCACAATGCAGACAAATACGCATGGCAATCAGAAGCAGCTGGACGTGTTTCATTCCTATTGTTCTTAGTCGGATTCGAATTATTCCGTGCCGCAGCCATGTTAATGGTGATATTCAGTGATTTAACGATTGGACAGATGTTCGCTGTTTTTGGTTACCTTTGGTTTATGTTAAGTCCGGTCCAAGAGTTACTCGGGATTCAATTTGCTTGGTATAGCGCTTCGGCTGCTATGCACCGCCTCAATGGCTTGATGACATTGGAAGAAGAAGTCCGCCCTGTAGCGACCGTTAACCCGTTCACCCCAAACCAAGCTTTATCGATAGATGTGCGTGATGTCCATTTTTCTTATGATGACGATAAAGAAGTCTTACGTGGCCTAAACTTAACGATTCCAGCCGGAAAACGCGTCGCATTAGTTGGAGCATCAGGTGGTGGTAAATCAACCCTTATCCAGCTGCTATTAGGTATCTACCAAAAAGACTCTGGCGACCTATTGATCAACGGTGAGCGCATTGAAGATGTCAGCTATGAGGCATTGCGTGAAAAAATGGCGGTCGTTTTACAACAGCCCGTTCTATTTAATGACACACTGAGGCATAATCTGACATTAGGTGCTGAATATAGCGATAGTGACCTATGGCAGGCGCTTGAAATTGCACAGTTAACGGACGTAACTAAACGGCTTACGCATGGTTTAGATACTGAGATTGGTCGCCAAGGTATTCGCCTTTCAGGTGGGCAACGTCAACGTCTTGCGATTGCAAGAATGGTTCTGGCAAACCCTGATTTTGTGATTTTAGATGAAGCAACATCAGCCTTAGATACCGCGACAGAAGCTGCTTTACATACGGCACTTAATCAATTTTTGCGAGATAGAACGACATTAATTGTGGCGCACCGTTTATCTGCCGTTAAGCAAGCAGATATAATCTATGTACTTGAAGACGGAAAACTCAGCCAAGCTGGTACACATGATGAACTGGTTCGAAAAGAGGGCCTATATCAAACCTTGTATGGTTCGATACAGTCATCCAATCACGAGCAGAGTGAAGATAATCAACCGCTCACTATAGCCAGCGTCAACGTAAAATAA
- the prc gene encoding carboxy terminal-processing peptidase translates to MKCRFRFSLIAAGMMLAASAQALEAKYSLSDLPQLTAEKQHATASKRIASRFTRSHYKQFALDDQFSASMFDRYVKMLDFNRSFLTQSDIQSFDKWEDQFDDQLKSGDSSAAFNIFNTTLQRRFDRYQYALSLLDREIKFDADESITIDRSELAWAKDRNELNEIWRKRVKYDALNLKLAGKEWKEIKETLGKRYNNALKRLTQSHSEDVFQIYMNAFAREVDPHTSYLSPRNAEQFQSEMNLSLEGIGAVLQVVDDYTVIRSLVAGGPASSSKQLTAGDRIIGVGQEGKDIVDIIGWRLDDVVQLIKGPKGSKVILEILPESKNAKSYDVTITRDKIRLEDRAVKSEVKVEGGKKIGVIEVPSFYVGLSEDTKKELASLNDQQVDGVVIDLRNNGGGALTEATALTGLFINGGPVVQVRDSYGRVKVNGDSDDRVYFDGPLTVLVNRYSASASEIFAAAMQDYGRAVVLGEQSFGKGTVQQHRSLNHIYDLFDKPLGHVQYTIQKFYRINGGSTQNLGVVPDISFPTAIDPADTGESVEDNALPWDSIKPAGYQKVDNFSSVLPSLSTKHEGRIQKDMEFGFILDDISKYQAEKDIKTISLNEKTRIAEQDKDDHDRLARLNKRQKAVGKKPFASLDDVPKDYEAPDAYLDEAVAITVDLTNTQS, encoded by the coding sequence ATGAAATGTCGATTCCGTTTCTCACTGATCGCTGCCGGCATGATGCTGGCAGCATCAGCGCAAGCCCTAGAGGCTAAATACTCATTAAGTGACTTGCCGCAGTTAACTGCTGAAAAACAACATGCGACAGCTAGTAAGCGTATTGCATCGCGTTTTACACGTTCACACTACAAGCAATTTGCACTTGATGATCAATTCTCAGCTAGCATGTTTGACCGTTACGTCAAAATGTTGGACTTCAATCGCAGTTTCCTAACGCAATCTGACATTCAGTCTTTTGATAAGTGGGAAGATCAATTTGATGATCAGCTCAAATCGGGTGATTCATCAGCTGCTTTCAATATTTTTAATACAACACTTCAACGTCGATTCGATCGCTACCAATACGCGTTGTCTTTGCTTGATAGAGAAATCAAATTTGATGCCGATGAAAGCATTACAATTGATCGCTCTGAATTAGCATGGGCAAAAGACCGTAATGAGCTGAACGAAATTTGGCGTAAGCGTGTTAAATATGATGCATTGAATCTAAAACTCGCAGGTAAAGAGTGGAAAGAGATCAAAGAGACATTAGGGAAGCGTTATAACAACGCTCTTAAACGTCTAACACAATCGCATAGCGAAGATGTGTTCCAGATCTACATGAATGCTTTTGCCCGTGAAGTGGATCCGCACACCAGTTATCTATCGCCACGTAATGCTGAACAATTCCAATCGGAAATGAACCTTTCTCTAGAAGGTATTGGTGCGGTATTACAAGTTGTCGATGATTATACTGTGATTCGTTCACTGGTTGCTGGTGGTCCTGCATCTTCATCTAAACAGTTAACTGCTGGCGACCGCATTATTGGTGTTGGTCAGGAAGGTAAAGATATTGTCGATATTATCGGCTGGCGTCTTGATGATGTTGTTCAGTTAATCAAAGGACCGAAAGGTAGTAAGGTTATTCTGGAGATCTTACCTGAAAGCAAAAATGCCAAAAGTTACGATGTCACTATTACGCGTGACAAAATTCGTTTAGAAGACCGAGCGGTAAAATCAGAAGTTAAAGTTGAAGGCGGTAAGAAAATTGGTGTGATTGAAGTACCAAGTTTCTACGTTGGCTTGTCTGAAGATACTAAAAAAGAGCTTGCGTCACTGAATGATCAGCAAGTCGACGGTGTTGTCATTGATTTACGAAACAATGGTGGTGGTGCGCTAACAGAGGCTACAGCATTAACGGGTTTGTTTATTAATGGGGGCCCTGTTGTACAGGTTCGTGATAGTTATGGTCGCGTGAAAGTGAACGGTGATTCTGATGATCGCGTTTATTTTGATGGCCCATTAACGGTATTAGTGAATCGTTACAGTGCATCGGCATCTGAAATCTTTGCAGCGGCTATGCAAGATTACGGTAGAGCAGTGGTATTGGGTGAACAATCATTTGGTAAAGGTACAGTGCAACAGCATCGTTCATTAAACCATATTTATGATTTGTTCGATAAGCCACTTGGCCATGTTCAATACACGATTCAGAAATTCTACCGTATCAACGGTGGTAGTACGCAAAATCTAGGTGTTGTTCCTGATATTAGTTTCCCAACGGCGATCGATCCTGCAGATACAGGTGAGAGTGTCGAAGATAACGCATTACCTTGGGATAGCATTAAACCTGCGGGTTACCAGAAAGTTGATAACTTCTCTTCGGTATTACCGTCGTTATCTACTAAGCATGAAGGTCGTATTCAGAAAGATATGGAATTTGGTTTCATTCTTGATGATATTTCGAAGTATCAAGCTGAGAAAGATATTAAGACAATCTCGCTGAATGAAAAAACGCGAATTGCAGAACAAGACAAAGATGACCATGATCGTTTAGCTCGTTTGAATAAACGCCAGAAGGCGGTAGGTAAAAAACCTTTTGCTTCACTGGACGATGTGCCAAAAGATTATGAAGCGCCCGATGCGTACTTAGATGAAGCAGTGGCCATCACTGTGGATTTAACCAATACGCAAAGCTAA